One Chryseobacterium sp. StRB126 genomic region harbors:
- a CDS encoding TIGR00730 family Rossman fold protein, protein MKSITVFCGSSFGSDKIYEEQAFLLGQTLAKQNIQLIYGGSETGLMGTIANGALSENGKVTGVLPQFLKSKEIAHKNLTELILVETMHERKTKMSELCDGVIVLPGGYGTLEEFFEMITWAQLGLHKKPIGILNIDGFYNDLINLVENMVNKGFLKAVNRDMLLISDNIDNLLEKMRNYEAPTVGKWISKEEI, encoded by the coding sequence ATGAAAAGTATTACAGTATTCTGCGGCTCAAGTTTCGGGTCGGATAAGATTTATGAAGAACAGGCATTTTTGCTGGGACAGACTTTAGCAAAACAAAATATACAGCTTATTTACGGTGGTTCTGAAACCGGTTTGATGGGAACAATAGCTAATGGTGCATTAAGTGAAAATGGAAAAGTTACCGGTGTTCTTCCCCAATTTTTAAAATCTAAAGAAATTGCCCATAAAAACTTAACAGAGCTTATCCTTGTGGAAACCATGCACGAGAGAAAAACCAAAATGAGTGAGCTTTGTGATGGGGTCATTGTTCTTCCCGGTGGCTATGGAACTTTGGAAGAATTCTTCGAAATGATTACCTGGGCACAGCTCGGTCTACACAAAAAGCCTATTGGTATTTTGAATATTGACGGATTCTACAATGACCTGATTAATTTGGTTGAGAATATGGTAAATAAAGGTTTTTTAAAGGCTGTAAACCGGGATATGCTTTTGATTAGTGATAATATTGACAATCTGCTTGAAAAGATGAGAAACTATGAGGCTCCTACAGTTGGAAAGTGGATTTCTAAAGAGGAAATATAA
- a CDS encoding aminoacyl-histidine dipeptidase produces MALSNIEPQIIWKNFSKLNAVPRPSKKEEKVIAFIKGFGEDLGLETTVDEVGNVIIKKPATAGMENRKAIVLQSHLDMVCQKNNDVNFDFETEGIKMEIDGDWVKAKGTTLGADNGLGVATIMSILESSDIPHPALEALFTIDEETGMTGAIGLKPGQLTGEILLNLDTEEDDEIDIGCAGGVDVTITQNYAVEVSKGQVVRIEVKGLQGGHSGMDIHKGFGNANIILGRLLYKGLENQNIELISIDGGGLRNAIPREGVAVISVRNAQEFIQEVTVLKTEILEEFASVEAGLQINIENSTSSDKAISEADSKKVILTLKALHNGVYRMSPDVADLVEASNNVARVELKDGELKILNLTRSSVDSSKYSTAEQLKSVAELAGMNVVFSGSYPGWKPRPGSEIVQIMEKIYTEKFNEKPHVVACHAGLECGIIGANYPEIEMVSFGPTIRGAHSPDEKANIPSAQKFWSFLKDILANIPQK; encoded by the coding sequence ATGGCATTATCTAACATAGAGCCGCAGATAATCTGGAAAAATTTCTCCAAATTAAATGCAGTTCCAAGACCATCTAAAAAAGAGGAAAAAGTAATTGCTTTCATCAAAGGATTTGGTGAAGATCTAGGCTTAGAAACCACTGTAGATGAAGTAGGAAACGTAATTATTAAAAAACCTGCCACTGCAGGAATGGAAAACCGTAAAGCTATTGTCCTTCAGTCGCATTTGGATATGGTTTGCCAGAAAAACAATGACGTTAATTTCGATTTTGAGACAGAAGGAATCAAAATGGAAATTGATGGGGACTGGGTAAAAGCAAAAGGAACTACTTTGGGAGCTGACAATGGCTTAGGTGTAGCTACCATTATGTCTATCCTTGAGAGTTCAGACATTCCGCACCCTGCATTGGAAGCTTTGTTCACCATTGATGAAGAAACAGGAATGACAGGAGCTATTGGTTTAAAACCAGGGCAGCTTACCGGAGAAATCTTATTAAACCTTGATACGGAAGAAGACGATGAAATTGACATAGGCTGTGCCGGAGGTGTTGATGTTACCATCACTCAAAACTATGCAGTAGAAGTTTCAAAAGGACAAGTTGTAAGAATTGAAGTAAAAGGGTTACAGGGTGGACACTCAGGAATGGATATCCATAAAGGTTTCGGAAACGCCAACATTATCCTGGGAAGACTTCTTTATAAAGGATTAGAAAATCAAAATATAGAACTGATCTCTATTGATGGTGGTGGATTAAGAAATGCTATTCCAAGAGAAGGTGTTGCTGTCATCTCTGTAAGAAATGCACAGGAGTTCATCCAGGAAGTTACTGTTCTTAAAACAGAAATTTTAGAAGAATTTGCTTCTGTAGAAGCAGGTCTTCAAATCAATATTGAGAATTCTACATCTTCTGACAAAGCGATTTCAGAAGCTGATTCTAAAAAAGTAATCCTTACTTTAAAGGCTCTTCATAACGGAGTGTACAGAATGAGTCCTGATGTAGCAGATCTTGTGGAAGCTTCTAACAACGTTGCCAGAGTTGAATTGAAAGATGGAGAATTAAAGATCCTTAACCTTACAAGATCTTCGGTAGATTCTTCTAAATATTCAACAGCAGAACAGTTGAAGTCTGTAGCAGAATTAGCCGGAATGAATGTAGTATTCAGTGGTTCATACCCAGGATGGAAACCAAGACCAGGATCTGAAATTGTACAGATCATGGAAAAGATCTATACAGAGAAATTCAATGAGAAACCTCATGTAGTAGCTTGTCACGCAGGTTTAGAATGTGGTATCATCGGAGCTAATTATCCTGAAATAGAAATGGTAAGTTTCGGACCAACCATCAGAGGGGCACACTCTCCTGATGAGAAAGCGAACATTCCATCTGCTCAGAAATTCTGGAGCTTCCTGAAAGATATTTTAGCAAATATTCCTCAGAAATAG
- the recR gene encoding recombination mediator RecR translates to MDYPSKVLAKAVDEISGLPGIGRKTALRLALHLLKQPNSRAVSLGNSLINLVNEIKYCKECHNFSDFDICDICSNEKRSGELICIVEDVRDVIAIENTGKYGGKYLILGGKISPMEGVGPSQLNIPSIERKLNEGTVKEFIFALSATMEGDTTAYYIYKKFKNFNVNFSSIARGISVGDELEYADEISLGRSIINRLPYNEKD, encoded by the coding sequence ATGGATTACCCGAGTAAAGTGTTGGCAAAAGCGGTTGATGAAATTTCAGGGTTGCCTGGAATCGGAAGAAAAACAGCTTTGAGATTAGCATTACATTTATTAAAGCAGCCCAATTCCAGAGCGGTGAGCCTTGGAAATTCCCTGATTAATCTTGTCAATGAAATAAAATACTGTAAAGAATGTCATAATTTTTCTGATTTTGACATCTGTGACATCTGCAGCAATGAGAAAAGAAGCGGTGAGCTGATTTGTATTGTTGAAGACGTACGGGATGTAATTGCCATTGAAAATACAGGAAAATATGGTGGAAAGTATCTGATTTTGGGTGGAAAGATCTCTCCCATGGAAGGAGTAGGACCAAGCCAGCTGAATATTCCAAGTATTGAAAGAAAGCTGAATGAAGGAACGGTAAAAGAGTTTATCTTCGCCTTGAGTGCTACCATGGAAGGGGATACCACTGCTTATTATATTTATAAAAAGTTTAAAAACTTTAACGTGAATTTTTCAAGCATTGCAAGGGGAATTTCAGTAGGAGATGAGCTGGAATATGCGGATGAAATTTCACTCGGAAGATCTATTATCAACAGGTTACCCTACAACGAAAAGGATTAA
- a CDS encoding glycosyltransferase family 2 protein → MNMKLSIIIVNYNVTQLLRNCLLSIQKYVREVVYEVIVIDNASTDSSWKNLISEFPEVHFIPSEINGGFSKANNQAIQAAKGEYVLLLNPDTELEGFYMKDLLDFSDKQPDFGCLGIRMHDAEGYFLPESKRSVPDMFNSFEKLFTNFKKNNSKSYYRNDIEETAVAEVEVMTGAFLLLKKEVYKKVGGLDEAYFMYGEDIDLCYTLIRSGYKNYYYGQASILHHKGESTVRNDVYLSRFYGAMHIFISKYYKESKPMQYSFLKAGLKLRYQIEKIKLK, encoded by the coding sequence ATTAATATGAAGCTGTCTATTATTATTGTTAATTACAATGTTACCCAATTACTCAGAAATTGCCTTTTATCTATTCAGAAATATGTAAGAGAAGTAGTGTATGAGGTGATTGTGATAGACAATGCTTCTACAGACAGTTCATGGAAGAACCTTATTTCAGAATTTCCTGAAGTGCATTTTATTCCTTCGGAAATTAACGGAGGTTTTTCAAAGGCTAATAATCAGGCAATACAGGCTGCAAAAGGCGAGTATGTATTACTTTTAAACCCTGATACGGAGTTGGAAGGTTTTTATATGAAGGATCTTTTAGATTTTTCGGATAAACAGCCGGATTTCGGATGCCTTGGCATACGGATGCACGATGCAGAAGGATATTTCCTGCCGGAAAGCAAACGTTCGGTGCCGGATATGTTCAATTCTTTTGAAAAGCTGTTCACCAATTTTAAGAAAAATAACTCCAAGTCTTATTACAGGAATGATATTGAAGAAACTGCTGTAGCTGAAGTGGAAGTAATGACAGGCGCATTTTTACTGCTGAAAAAAGAGGTTTATAAAAAGGTTGGAGGATTGGATGAAGCCTATTTTATGTACGGTGAGGATATCGATCTCTGCTATACTTTAATAAGAAGCGGATATAAGAATTATTATTATGGCCAGGCTTCTATTCTTCACCACAAAGGAGAAAGTACAGTGAGAAATGATGTTTATCTGAGTCGTTTCTATGGTGCTATGCATATCTTCATCAGTAAGTATTATAAAGAATCAAAACCGATGCAGTATTCCTTTTTAAAAGCAGGGCTAAAGCTTCGTTACCAGATTGAGAAGATTAAGCTGAAGTAA
- the secG gene encoding preprotein translocase subunit SecG: protein MDTIFTLLMVLIMIASVLLVIVVMAQNPKGGGLSSTFGGASSAQFGVQRTNDFMEKATWTLGGTIIVLILLSVVITGKPSQVAPAQQQPAKKEAPAKQSAPASSTTTTPAPAPVAPAK, encoded by the coding sequence ATGGATACTATATTTACACTATTGATGGTTCTTATTATGATTGCCAGTGTTTTATTGGTGATTGTTGTTATGGCTCAAAACCCAAAAGGTGGAGGTCTTTCCAGTACTTTCGGAGGGGCATCTTCTGCACAGTTCGGAGTACAGAGAACCAATGATTTCATGGAAAAAGCAACATGGACTCTAGGCGGAACTATCATCGTTCTTATCCTTTTAAGCGTTGTTATTACTGGTAAACCATCACAAGTGGCTCCAGCTCAACAACAACCAGCTAAAAAAGAAGCTCCGGCAAAACAATCTGCTCCGGCTTCTTCAACAACCACTACTCCGGCTCCAGCACCGGTTGCACCGGCTAAATAA
- a CDS encoding M16 family metallopeptidase, whose translation MKKQFTYIAAAFLFAGMLSAQKIDLNAMPKPGPTPAINIAKPKTFQLSNGLTVMVVENNKLPRVNTTLSMDRPPYYEGNIAGVSQLMAEQLDNGTTNLSKDDFNKKVDFLGANINFSSNGASSNSLSKYFPEVLGLMADAIVNPKFSAEEIKNGKERIIEGLKADEKNASSIAERVSNALMYGKNTSRGEFETIESINKIQLADIQNIYNKYYAPDNAYLVIVGDVKFDQIKPMVEKAFGSWKKSNTKFAALEPASNVSKTEINVVDVPSAVQSVLSVSNLNNLKMKDPHYFPATMANYILGGGGEARLFMNLREKNGFTYGAYSSMNASKYSPDFSAETSVRNEVTDKAVKEMMNELNAISTVKPEELENAKAKLKGSFIMSLEKPETIAKFALNQKVQDLPADFYTNYLKSIDKVTAADVSNAVKATILPNQSRIFIAGKASDIAEGLENLGYPVKYFDKEANPVAKPTAQKVDANVTIGSVADKYINAIGGLAAVQKVASITADATTKVQGMDMSMKLIQGKGGKMMMEMKMMGNTLQKIVFDGKDGYAEAQGQKIPLNDKQKASMAEPELFPELAFAKSTELKLAGIEKYNNEDSYVVKGPKQTYYYSLKTGLKTGEIKVGEGGSMPTNFSDYKEVSGVKLPFTIIQNMGGMEINLAVQSYQLNQAKDSDFK comes from the coding sequence ATGAAAAAGCAATTCACTTATATAGCAGCGGCATTTTTATTTGCAGGAATGCTTTCTGCCCAAAAAATTGACCTTAATGCAATGCCTAAACCGGGACCTACTCCTGCGATTAATATTGCTAAACCAAAAACTTTTCAGCTCAGCAACGGGTTAACCGTAATGGTGGTTGAGAACAACAAACTTCCAAGGGTAAATACCACTCTTTCCATGGACAGGCCTCCTTACTATGAAGGAAATATAGCCGGGGTAAGCCAATTGATGGCAGAACAGCTTGATAACGGAACCACCAACCTAAGCAAGGATGATTTTAATAAAAAGGTTGACTTTCTGGGAGCTAATATCAACTTCTCTTCTAACGGAGCTTCTTCGAATTCTCTTTCAAAATATTTCCCTGAAGTATTGGGATTAATGGCGGATGCCATCGTGAATCCAAAATTTTCAGCAGAAGAAATTAAGAATGGAAAAGAAAGAATCATTGAAGGATTAAAAGCGGATGAAAAAAATGCCTCTTCCATTGCTGAAAGAGTATCCAACGCTTTGATGTATGGAAAAAATACTTCAAGAGGGGAATTTGAAACTATTGAATCTATCAATAAAATTCAACTGGCAGATATTCAAAATATTTACAATAAATACTACGCTCCGGATAATGCTTATTTAGTGATTGTAGGAGATGTAAAATTCGACCAAATCAAACCTATGGTTGAAAAAGCTTTTGGAAGCTGGAAAAAATCAAACACCAAGTTTGCCGCTTTAGAACCTGCTTCTAATGTTTCCAAAACAGAGATCAATGTGGTTGATGTACCGTCTGCTGTACAATCTGTACTGTCTGTGAGCAATCTTAACAATCTTAAGATGAAAGACCCACATTACTTCCCTGCTACAATGGCCAACTATATTCTTGGTGGTGGTGGTGAAGCCAGACTTTTCATGAATCTTAGAGAAAAGAACGGATTTACTTACGGCGCCTATTCAAGCATGAATGCCAGCAAGTATTCTCCTGATTTTTCAGCTGAAACCAGCGTAAGAAATGAGGTTACGGATAAGGCTGTTAAAGAAATGATGAATGAGCTGAATGCTATTTCTACGGTTAAACCGGAAGAACTTGAAAATGCTAAGGCTAAATTGAAAGGTTCTTTCATTATGTCTTTGGAAAAACCTGAAACTATCGCCAAGTTTGCATTGAATCAAAAAGTTCAGGATCTTCCTGCAGATTTCTATACCAATTATTTAAAATCTATTGATAAAGTTACTGCTGCAGATGTTTCTAACGCAGTAAAAGCAACAATCCTTCCGAACCAGAGCCGAATCTTTATTGCAGGAAAAGCATCTGATATTGCTGAGGGACTTGAAAATCTGGGATATCCTGTAAAATATTTTGATAAAGAAGCCAATCCGGTAGCAAAACCGACAGCTCAAAAAGTTGATGCAAATGTAACCATTGGTTCTGTGGCAGATAAATACATCAATGCCATTGGTGGTTTAGCTGCTGTGCAGAAAGTAGCTTCCATTACAGCTGATGCCACTACCAAAGTTCAGGGAATGGATATGAGCATGAAACTTATTCAGGGGAAAGGCGGAAAAATGATGATGGAAATGAAAATGATGGGCAATACGCTTCAAAAGATCGTTTTTGATGGTAAAGACGGATATGCTGAAGCACAAGGACAAAAAATCCCTTTAAATGACAAGCAAAAAGCCTCTATGGCAGAACCGGAACTTTTCCCGGAACTTGCTTTCGCTAAATCCACAGAATTAAAGCTGGCAGGAATCGAAAAATATAACAATGAAGATTCTTATGTAGTAAAAGGACCAAAACAAACCTATTATTACAGCCTAAAAACAGGTTTAAAAACCGGTGAAATAAAAGTTGGAGAAGGAGGTTCTATGCCTACGAATTTCTCTGATTATAAAGAGGTATCCGGAGTGAAACTTCCATTCACTATTATCCAGAATATGGGTGGCATGGAAATTAATCTGGCTGTACAGTCTTACCAGCTTAATCAGGCTAAAGATTCTGATTTTAAATAA
- a CDS encoding M16 family metallopeptidase — MKKRLLSAAAVAFFGLILNAQQIKFEEYDLPNGLHVILHQDNSAPVVTTGVMYHVGAKDEVKGRTGFAHFFEHLLFEGTPNIKRGDWFKIVSSNGGQNNANTTNDRTYYYETFPSNNEQLGLWMEAERMRHAVINQVGVDTQREVVKEEKRLRMDNQPYGNLFSTIQKNLFTNHPYNWPTIGSMEDLNAAKLEEFQAFYKKFYIPNNATLVVAGDIKPEQTKKWIEEYYGGIPKGTISSKDFPKDAPITQEKEVTATDPNIQLPAYIFAYRTPANKEKDAYVLDMLSSYLSNGKSSVLYKKLVDQDKKALQVAAFNQGLEDYSIFAFFAIPMGQTSKQTLQTDIDAEIKRLQTTLISDEDYQKIQNQFENQFVNQNSSIQGIAASLATNHVLMGNTNLINKEIDIYRSITKQDIQNAAKKYLNSNQRIIINYVPEKK; from the coding sequence ATGAAAAAGCGTCTTCTTTCTGCTGCTGCCGTAGCTTTCTTCGGGCTCATACTGAATGCACAGCAAATCAAATTCGAAGAGTATGATCTTCCCAATGGTCTTCACGTCATTCTTCATCAGGATAATTCGGCTCCGGTAGTCACTACAGGTGTCATGTATCATGTAGGAGCAAAAGATGAAGTAAAAGGAAGAACCGGTTTTGCTCACTTCTTTGAACACCTTTTATTTGAAGGAACTCCAAATATTAAAAGAGGCGATTGGTTTAAGATCGTTTCGTCCAACGGAGGACAAAATAATGCCAACACAACCAACGACAGAACCTATTACTACGAAACGTTCCCTTCTAATAACGAACAACTTGGACTTTGGATGGAAGCTGAAAGAATGCGTCATGCAGTTATCAATCAGGTTGGAGTAGATACTCAGAGAGAAGTGGTAAAGGAGGAAAAAAGATTAAGAATGGATAACCAGCCTTATGGAAACCTTTTTTCAACTATTCAGAAGAATCTGTTTACCAATCACCCATACAATTGGCCAACGATTGGATCTATGGAAGACCTGAATGCAGCTAAACTTGAAGAGTTCCAGGCTTTCTATAAGAAATTCTATATTCCAAACAATGCTACATTAGTGGTTGCAGGAGACATTAAACCTGAGCAGACTAAAAAATGGATTGAAGAATATTACGGCGGTATTCCAAAGGGAACAATATCTTCAAAAGACTTCCCTAAAGACGCTCCTATCACTCAGGAAAAAGAAGTAACAGCAACCGATCCGAACATTCAGCTTCCGGCTTATATTTTTGCTTACAGAACTCCTGCCAATAAAGAAAAAGATGCGTATGTTCTGGATATGCTTTCTTCTTATTTAAGCAATGGAAAATCATCTGTTTTATACAAGAAATTAGTAGATCAGGACAAAAAAGCGCTTCAGGTAGCAGCTTTCAATCAGGGACTTGAAGATTACAGTATTTTTGCATTTTTTGCTATTCCGATGGGGCAAACATCTAAGCAGACTTTACAGACTGATATTGATGCAGAGATTAAAAGACTTCAGACGACTTTAATTTCTGATGAGGATTATCAAAAGATTCAAAACCAGTTCGAAAACCAGTTTGTGAATCAGAACTCCAGTATTCAGGGAATCGCAGCTTCTTTAGCGACCAACCATGTATTGATGGGAAATACCAATCTTATCAATAAGGAAATTGATATCTACAGATCTATCACTAAACAGGATATTCAAAATGCGGCTAAAAAGTATCTGAATTCCAATCAAAGAATCATCATCAACTACGTTCCTGAGAAAAAATAA